The DNA sequence GTCGGAGggaaagatatataactGCCTTGGTGAGTAGTAAAGTCACGGTACTCGGACACCCTCCCATGCACACCCTCCCATAACAACTGGCATGTACGATGTTGATCCATACGATAGAGACTCTTGATTGGCGCAATGTCGGCCCGAGAAGATATCGCTCCTGCATAAGAGGCCCATGCGATTTCGATCAGGCTCCAGCTCCAACCCCACAAGACCATACCCCACTTGACCGTTGTCAAGATGGTTCCAAATGTTACATTTCTCCCATGGGCACAGTGACCATATTATGCACATGTGCATGCAGCGGATTTCGTATCAGATAAAATGGCCAAGCAACCGACTAAGTCGGCCGCAGTTAGTGGCGTTAGAGAGTTAGGGTTCTCCTCATTAATATGTGGCGCGGGCCGACATCAGACCAATAGGAGGTCGAGGACTGCGAGCCGAGCAGCAGGGGTCTGGACAACTCCATGTGATTGAGTTGACCCTAGATCAAGAGCTTGGCCCACCTTTGCCCCTGCTTAAgtccccccccccccccctaTCTAAGGGTTTCCTAACACATCGGACCCATCATTTGACTTTTACAGTGGTGGATGTTTACAAGAATACACCTCAGTGTTATGTATCCGACTCGGagttggtattggtatgGAATGAATGGAACAAATAATTTGGCTTGAGTCTCCGTCAAATTGGTTCTGGGTTGAAAACAAGCATAAATTATCACAGAAGTCAATTCTTCGATTGCCTTTTGATTCTTCTCGGCCCGACATTCGGCCAATCAAACCGCTCCATTCGGCCGTCAAAAATCCGGGGGGATCCGCTAGAGAGAATCTGGGGAAAAACCTTGTCTCCTGGACAGCACCTGCATTCTGCTGAGGATGCTGCGGGGAATCACGCAGACTCGGGGAACTTAGATGCTCGTATAGTCCAGGTTAGGTGCATATGAAGCGCCATTGATTGTGGTCTGATTCCTGCTGCAAGCTTCTATAAAGGGCCTGTATGTGCCTTCACTTTCCACGCAATCGTCCACTGCATCCGCTATTGCTCCAGCTCGGTCTATTGCATACCGCACCCAAGATGACTCCAGAGAAGGCCGCTATGTCTGAACATATTGAAAACGATAACCCAGCGAGGCATGATGATATCGACCTCCCCAACAGTAGCGAGGCACATACCGCCATTGCGAAAGAACGTGAGATGACTCTATGGCAAGCGCTAAGACTTTATCCGAAGGCGGTGGCGTGGTCTCTTCTGTTCTCCTGTGCCATTATCATGGAAGGCTACGATGTTGTTCTTATCGGTTCCTTCCTCGCATTTCCTGCCTTCAACGAAAAATACGGAGGTCTCATGTCCGACGGGACATATGGGCTCGAAGCTAGGTGGCAAGCAGGTGTTAACAACGCGATGGCCTGCGGCCAGATTATCGGACTTTTTCTCAATGGACTGGTCTCAGAGCGCTTGGGATACCGAAAGACCCTGATGGCATGCCTTGCCGCGACCGTTGGTTTCGTTTTCATTCTGTTCTTTGCGCCCAATATTCAAACTCTCGTTGTCGGCGAGCTCTTTATGGGCATCCCTCTTGGTGTATACCAAACCCTCGTTGTGACATACGCATCCGAAGTGTGCCCTGTCGCATTGCGCGCATATCTCACCACCTATGTTAACCTTTGCTGGGTGCTAGGTCAATTGCTCGCCTCTGGCGTGCTGAAGGGTCTGGCCGAGCGCACCGATCAATGGGCATACCGTATCCCCTTTGCTCTGCAGTGGATCTGGCCAATTCCCATTTTCATCGGGGTGTTTCTGGCCCCCGAGAGCCCCTGGTGGCTCGTTCGACAAGACCGCCGCGAAGATGCCGTCAAGGCATTGAAACGACTGACCAGCGCTAACGCAGACTTCAACGCCGAAGAAACCGTCGCAATGATCGTATACACCGACGCACTCGAGCGACGTGCTGAAACCGGTACCTCCTACCTTGACTGCTTCAAGAAAAGCGACTTACGCCGAACCGAAATCTCCTGCTGCGCATGGGCGGCGCAGAGTCTATGTGGCGCAGGCCTCATGGGCTATTCGACTGTCTTTTACCAGCGCGCAGGTCTCGCCGTGTCGCAGTCCTTCACCATGTCGCTCGTGCAATATGCCCTAGGCGTGGTGGGGACATTCGTCTCCTGGACACTAATGTCGTACTTCGGCCGTCGCACCCTCTACGTCGGCGGTCTATTTATCCTAGCCATCGTATTATTCGTCATCGGGTTCGTCTCCATCGCTCCATCCACACCCGCCATCTCCTGGGCCACCGGCTCCATGCTTCTCGTCTATACCTTTATCTACGACTCCTCCATCGGCCCCGTCTGCTTCGCCCTCGTCTCCGAAATCCCATCCTCCAGACTCCGTACCAAGACCGTCGTGCTGGCCCGAAACGTCTAcaatatcctcaacctcGTCACCGGAATCATTATCCCGTATATGCTGAACGTCGACGCATGGAACTGGCGCGGTAAATCAGGTTTCTTCTGGGGTGCACTCTGCGTTTGCTGCTTGACGTGGTCGTTCTTCCGGCTGCCAGAACCTAAGGGACGGTCGTATGCTGAGTTGGATCTGTTGTTTGAGAGAGGGGTGAAGACGAGGGAGTTTGCGACTGCTAAGACTGGGTTGGAGGATTTGCAGGGCGAGGGGAAGGATGATATGGTGAAGGTTTGAATTTGAACTTGGACGATTCATGTAATAAGGAGCAAGAGGTGTTCTTGCGTTGGGAGTTTGTGTTATTCTATCCGTTGTGCTTTTAACTTCTCTGATGTCTGTATCTTGTTCCGGTTCGAATTGACTGGGAAAATAACTTGTGGGACTTGAAAGGTCTCTTGGACTTATAATGTATCTTGCTTAAACCATGAAGGACAATTGACGAGTTGATTTAGTATAGCAATACAGCTGTGGTTTTCGAATTAGATCTTTTCGATGTATTTCGTTTGGAATGATTCGTAGTTGCACATGGATGCTATTGTTGTATTATTCGCATGGCTACACCATTGAAAT is a window from the Aspergillus oryzae RIB40 DNA, chromosome 6 genome containing:
- a CDS encoding MFS maltose permease MalP (predicted transporter (major facilitator superfamily)), yielding MTPEKAAMSEHIENDNPARHDDIDLPNSSEAHTAIAKEREMTLWQALRLYPKAVAWSLLFSCAIIMEGYDVVLIGSFLAFPAFNEKYGGLMSDGTYGLEARWQAGVNNAMACGQIIGLFLNGLVSERLGYRKTLMACLAATVGFVFILFFAPNIQTLVVGELFMGIPLGVYQTLVVTYASEVCPVALRAYLTTYVNLCWVLGQLLASGVLKGLAERTDQWAYRIPFALQWIWPIPIFIGVFLAPESPWWLVRQDRREDAVKALKRLTSANADFNAEETVAMIVYTDALERRAETGTSYLDCFKKSDLRRTEISCCAWAAQSLCGAGLMGYSTVFYQRAGLAVSQSFTMSLVQYALGVVGTFVSWTLMSYFGRRTLYVGGLFILAIVLFVIGFVSIAPSTPAISWATGSMLLVYTFIYDSSIGPVCFALVSEIPSSRLRTKTVVLARNVYNILNLVTGIIIPYMLNVDAWNWRGKSGFFWGALCVCCLTWSFFRLPEPKGRSYAELDLLFERGVKTREFATAKTGLEDLQGEGKDDMVKV